The genomic stretch AAGGCAGACTTATTTCCTTCTCACTGTCCTCTACCTCAATCACACTGGCATCTGCTTTATCTTCCAGTGACTGCTCCTGGCACGGAGGCGCGGGTTTGGATGAAAATGAGATCGTGGCACATTTGCTTTTTACTTTGGAGTGGCCAGGGGAGAGGAGAACTGGATCCACTGGAGAAACTGGTGGAGAGTTCTCGGAAAACGATCCTGCTGCTGGACTGCTGGGAGGGCTCCTTCCACTGACTGAGGTCTTCACAGGCAAACATTCATCTGACAATGTTGTTTCCTGAACTTTTACTAAATTTCCAGCCATTTCATGGTTACTATTACCTGCTGCTAAGTTCTTTGTGCTGAGTTTAGATCTTGGATTCTTTAATAAATTAATGCCGGTGACCAGAGTCTGTGTTGAGAAACTCCTGCTTTTGCTCAGAACCGGCGTGTCTGGCACCAGCCAGGAGTTGTCTGTACCTGAAGACATTTCATGACCAAGCCTTTTTTGAGGGCTCGGGTTTGGACTCTGTTTACTCTCCGAACAAGCATCTATTTTTCTGCTGAGAGGCGATTCAGTGGATATCTTTCCATCGTTACTTATATGCACTGTATCTGTAACACCACACGAGACCTGGCTTGATCTCTGCTCTGTTTCAGTGACTGATGAGTTATGTTCAGGTTTTGGTGTCTCAGGACCTTGCTCTATGTTTGTGCATTGCAGTTGCTCAGGGATTTCCATCTCCTTCAGAGCAGAGCCTGACTCTGGCGACTTCTTGTTTTCTTGTAATTCCACTTCATCATCAGAAGATAAAACAATAACATCACCCTCCTCGTTCCCCGGAGCTGTGGCATCCTGAGTTCTGATGACCGATGATGACAACACTGGGACATATTTATGCTTGTTTAAATCAACGTCAGGAAGCTCTGCTGGAGAAATTGTGTTGTCTTTTCTTGATGCAGTATCCAGCTCGTCGTCTTTCTGAAAGTGCATTTCATCAGATGGGAatgatttttccttcttgttttgctttggtgttGACATATGTTCTCTGGCAAACTTTCCCTCTGATTTTGGAGATGCAGGTGAAGAGCCAACAGCAGGAAAAAGGGGCACACAAGGTTTGGGAGGAGGACTCCCATAAAAACCATTCCTACGTGGAGAGAGGTCTTTTTGTGACTTGCTGTACAGAAGCGAATCATTAACATCAACATCTTGTTCACTTGGAGCCTTTCCTGGTTCTCTGATAACCTCCTTCATTGGGGAAGGCTCACAGTAATCCCCCTGAGTTGCAGAAAACAAGTGTTCATAACTGTCATTTAGATTAGTCTCACCATTGAAGCCAGGAAACTGTTTTTCACAGTGATCGGCCCCATCATGTGAGACCTGAGATGACTCGGAATCCTTCACACCTTCACATCTCCTAACGGCCTCTCCTTCATTAGCAGTGGCACCATGGGCTGCTACGTCCCATTTTTGAGGTTCACTGTGGTGAAGAACAGAAGTTGCCTGTGCAGCATTCATGCTCCTGCACCTATTTATATTCTGCGTTTTCTCTTCTGCAGATGAGCCACATTTAGATCTTTCCACATCAGTGTCAACCCTCAAATCTTTGAGGTTGTTGCTTATTGAAGCAGATTCAgatctctctgcctcttcctcctcagttTGCTGGTTTGCCTCAGTATCACTGCAGATGCTGCAGTCTGTTTCCTCGCTCGCCTCTGTTTGACCTTGAGCCATCTTCCTCTGTGTGGCAGCAAACTCATAGATTTCCTCCAGCTCCTGTTCACCTACCCCATTGTCATCTTCCTTCTGGCATTCAGGGCTTAGCACGGGttcttcttcctcatcttcaCCCTCCCACACTGACTTCAAGAGGTCTTGGAAGTTCTCAGCTCTGTCCTCACAATCTTTTTCATCCCTCACAGAGATAAGATCATCTTCTGAATCCACTCCAGAAGACACCTGACTCTCTCCAGTGTTGTTTTCACACTTTGCCATCAGTTCCCTCACACCAAACCTGCAAGGATATAATAATAACGTTAGTATTTTCCTCCTCCAGTATTTCTTAACCATTTGGCTGCCTGATCACTCTTGTGAGGTTCATAGAGAATTTCCATGAGGATGCTGGTTTCCTAAGGTGTACAAGATCCAGTACACTGGATTTTAGGAAATTCAGAGTTCCCTTTTCCAGGTGTCACTCAGATGAAGGCATCAGGCTCACTCTTCCTTTCCTATGTTTGAGACAAAACAGCTCTATGACGACACTAAACCCCCTTTGCTATTTGCACTAGTGAGAGCCCCTGGAATGGCTGGATAATGTCTGTCACGTGTAAGCTTCATGGCTTTTTGGAGTGACAGGGCACGTTTGTACATACATTTTGGCAAGACTCCTAGCGCACACCTAGGATCACGACGAAGAGCGTGGCTGACACAACAACGTTGGCATTCTAACACAAGTGCATCACTAATGCAACGCTTTGAGAATCAGATATAGAAGATACGCTCATCATCACTGTCCTCATCAGCTGTCAATAAAGATCCTGAGACAAAACTTTTGGTATAAGTTTGCCAGGAATATATAGAACGTAGAAAATCTCACACAGGTACAATCTGAAGAGAGACTCATGGAAAAGATAAAGGTAGGATGATCTTATGATCAAGTTTCATTTAAGATGTAAGCGGAGGACTATGGAATTTGTGAACCACTAAAACCTCACGGGAAGATGTCAGGTTGGGATTTGTGTGGCTGAAAGCATCCAAAACATGGTCACGCTACAAACCTGGTAGCCAGAGCCTCCACCTGGGGCAGCACCCCCGCAGGGACGTCAGCATCAGCAGCATAGAGGTATCGCAGGAACGCGCACACCGCCTCTCCTGTCACATCACTCAGCAGCACACGGCGTGTCTGTGCGTTACCGTCCTCCTCCACCAAGAACCCTTCGCTGTGAacctgggggaggaggaaagcaaacaaaggCCATTTGCTGGTAAAGGAATGCCAACACCGATGTTCCTATCACCTTATTCCTTTAATTAGCCAAAGTCTCAACCTGGGACCAGCACCTGATGCCTCAGAGGGGACCTAAAATGACTGGTTACGCAGAGCTTCATGTGGAAGAGGCCATTTCCTTCCTGACCCCACAGCTGTTTGCTTGGATGAAGTTTCACTACTCAAATTGGTTTAGTCACACATATAAAAGACGGTCTTAGAGTCTTCCAGTTAGTTTTGGAATCAAATTACTTTCCAGAGCACAATTTCCAGAGTTATCAACACCTCTCCACAAGTGAGCTTCCTCCGATCTGTTTTGAATTTACCTACCCTTCATGCACTGCCAAAACTCCAGTTCTCCTGGTGCCTCACAGGAAAAGAGACACCCTACAAAATACTGTTCCACTGAACCGGACCATTATCTGTGTGGGTCCAATTTGATCTCAGGTTTTGGTGAAAACGCATCTCCAGTTCAGGAAGGTCTTACTTCCTCTGCAGCCAAATCACGTATTGCGCTATCTGAAACTCTCTGCAACATCAGGGGACACCATGCAACAGGAAACACAAGCTCCAAAGTCATCTCTGGTTAATTACCCTCTCCTTGTTACCCAAAATCTTCAACAAAGAGCAGCACTCCCTCACCTAtgcagaaaataaacatgaaatgccGCTCTGCAGGTGGGGACTTAGAGGAAAACAACTCTCTGCaggaattaaaaatacagcatggaGCCAATCCCACAGCTCTACCCGCACAAGTGATTCCTGCCCATGAAAACAGTGGATGGGAATGCTGCAGCCAGACAGAGTTGCAGGGGAATAATAAGAGAACATGGCTAACCCAGTCATTTTTGAAGTCATTTAATCTGTGGGCACATGTGAAGATCCCTTAAAAAAATGTCACATCAGACTGTTGTATGGCATCTATGAACTCGCCTCCCCTTCCCAAACTTTCACAGTCCCCTTAAGGAATGGCCTGAGTCACCCTGGGTGGAAACTACTGCCAACACACATGAGGATAAAACTAATTCCACTGTTTCCAGAAGGACAGCTTTAAAGAAAGCCTCCTTTGTCAGGGAGCTGGCTGGATGGAACTGGAAGCAGCTCTGTGAAAGAGCAGAGTTCAAATTTTAGGCTCGGTGCCTTTCACTGTCCCAACAGGAGACTGCACAGGAACGGGCTGGGAACTATTCACCCCAAAACGCTTCTGGGAATAGAAGAACTACTTCACCAGCCCTGAAAAAAGCACAGGTCAGTGCAGCGACCTCCAAAGAAATTCTGAGAGTGACAAAACCTCTCTGTAGGTTATTTTCAAGTACTTCCCGGAATCTCTCGACTCCATACTCAAGCTTCCCAGCCTAGGTGACAGGCAGGACACACCGAGATGGACAAAGCACTCTGCACTTGCACAGGTACTAAAATTCAAGGGCAAAAAGCACTTGGGAAGCTTCCTCCATTGCTCATGGGCAGAATGCAAGGAAGGATCCTTGCCTCCCTGTAGCTATCCCAGATAAAGTACCACATTTTCCACCACTTTGTCAGGATTCCTGTTTCTGAAGCCAAAAAACCACTGCAGACCCAGAGGCTGGGTCCGTCAAGCCCAGCAGTGCCCTGTGCCGATTCTGTCGCATTAACCAGGTGTGGGCAGTCTGGGCTTTCCTGAaggtgaaggaaagaggaaagtacGTCATTTCAGCAGTACTTACAGCCTGAATGGCCTGCGGACACCGCGCGTACAACACAAACATGTGGGCATAAAGGACTTCCCCAGAGTCCACCTGGAACTGGACATCACTTAAGTGGGGGTTGTTGACCATCGCACTTAAATCATCAGCCAGCAACCTGAGAGAGGACTAGAACACAGAAGGGACACAAAGACAGAAGTTACATTACAGCTGTCAAACATTTCCCTGGAAAATAAGAAGGGAATAACCCAGTTTGTCAGCACTGCTGTAGCGTGGGCCCCAATCTGGAtgtgctgcctctgcctcccGAAGGTAATCATCAACATTATCAACTTCAGGGCTTCCATATGACAAATAAAATCTAACAGACACTTCTGGCTtggttttcctccatttttttccagtgtctgGCAATTGTGCAGAAAGGGCAGTTCTGTTGTATTCTACTATACTTGTTCTGCCTTGTATTACAGCAAATTATCACCCTCAGATCTTCACCACACCATTTCCTGATGTGGTCTAGCCACTGCCTAGAGTTGGCCTCTTGATCTACTGCCTTCTACCACATTTTCAGGAAACTGTAATTTCCACTTTGATGGACTTGAACTCAATTCACTATAATCAGAGGAAAGAGGATGACTCAGGGATAGGGTAACGAGCCTTTCTTCTCTTGTTCACCGTCTGGAAATGACAGCTGAGAAGAGCAGCTCTGCAATAAGGGGCCCACATAGAATAAAACTAATGTAGGTGTCTAGTTCAAAGGAATTTATGTGCATGTTACGGAAAGCCCTTTTGAAAATTCCATTCAATggtaaaaaagaaacataatttcGATTATCATTCTAGAAGCCCTTGCTGGAGTTTTGGGGAGGGCTGGTTGACTGAGCTACCTGTGACTGGTTACAGGTCAGACCGGGGGTACACTTCCAAAAACAGCAGTGATGAACACCGATTCTGCTCTGGAGCTGCTCCCAGTATGAACCCACCCCAGGCAATCTTCTAAAGGTTCAGATCCCTCTAGGCAAGTGTTGCAGCTCTGGCAGTGGCCAGTGCTTCACAGAAGTGTGAAATACCCTCAGCTCACGGTTGAGAGGCTGCTTGACTGTAACTGGAAACCAGTTTACAGTCAACGTGCTAATCATTGACCTTGTGCTCTTCAAACCTACTGCAAAGTTGAGGAACTGCAAGTTCtatttaggaagaattactttactgggagggtggtcaggcactggaacagcctgcccagggaggtggtggagtcaccaaccctggaggtaattaagaaatgtgtagacgtggcacttcagggcatgctctagtgcccgagattgttgggttgggtgttttgttttgtgtttggtgttgtgtgggtttttgtttggttggttgtttttttttgtatatggCTGGACTCAAcgatctcaaaggccccttccaaccatgaagattctgtgaagatTCTATTCCAGTGAACATCTGCATGAGATGCAGTTCCACCTGGAACAACACAGCTCTTTATTTTATTAGCAGGTTTCTACATTAGCAGTGGACTGTGGAAAGCCAACCTTTCTACTCAGTCCAGCATGCGTTTGCGGGCAGCCAACACTAATTAACACCAAAACAGCAGCACACACCAGAACACTTCTTCCAGGCCTTCATAGGTGGGCTGGAGAAGACTCTGCATGTTGCAGCAGTGGTGTGGACTGATCTCCAAGGGGAAGACAGGAAGCTCAGTCTGGAAACTAATCTGGTGCTTCTTGCTTTCTTATTCTTGGCAGGTAGGATACCTGCAAGACAGTGCTGCAGGAAGCCAGCAAACACAGGCTCCTGATGCTACGTTCCAGGCAGCGAGCCCAGAACAGCTTTCCTGCCGATGCTAAAATTATGAAACAGGAACGGAGACATTAAATAAAGCTAGAAACCTCCTGGCTGCACCATGCTCTGTGCAAAGCAAATGCGCCGGTCCGAAGGCAGCACCGAGTGGGCACGTGCTCCTGTTGGAGAACACACAAGAACTCGCTCCCGCTGAGGAGGCCGCACATCTGGACTTCACAGACGTGACAATGGTCTTAAGATATGGGTGGAGGGACGTGTCACCAATGCAACGGATGTGTTTGCTCTACACGGTTACACACTCTGTGCTCACATAAAGCACGAATCTCTTCCACTGGAAATCCAACTCCTCAGCAACACTTCATTTGCTCAGGAAAACTATCACAGAATCAaactaaaatctgaaaaaatgatCATACTGGTTTCTCTGGTAGCAACTGAGTTTCAACAACAGTATCAGAACAGTTTCTGTATTGCTAAAGGCCTCTGGTTTAATAGACACAGAAGCTTATAAAACAACACGTTTTCTTCCTgctaaggatttttttgttttttttaataaccccAAAGAATATCTAGAGTTTCTGTAACAAGTAGCTGGGATGCTTGAGTTTAGTAGATTCCCACCTCAGAGAATGGTCTCCTTTTACAGGTCTCTTAATTCTATTAGCACAATACGAAAGTGCATTCTCAAGGTATCAAAATTTATCTGGCATCAAAAGCTACTAGCTTTCATGGCATGATTATTTATTATCAAACTAAAGATAGTAAGTTTCACCAGATAAAGCGGATGACCCTAGCAGGAAGAtgaattagggtttttttatatgGACTTCAATTGAAGAAAACTGATCATATATCCCTGGGGCGTTACACATCCAGTGGTGCATCTGGGGTAAGATGTGatctgcagaacactactggcttgaTAAAAAAAGTGATCTGTGACTCACGACCCTGTATTCTTCACCCAGTCACCATAGAGGGCACGCTGATTTTCAAGCTAGATCCTCTGATAATGTGTTCCCACAACTGAGGATTTTCTATACTAAAACTTTTAAAAGCTCACATTAGCAGCAAAAAAGTGCTCATCTTCCATGGACCTCACATCTTTCCACATTATCTATCAGGCTTTTACGCCAAATGAGGGAATTTAGTGTGAGTCAGCCAGTCCTTGCAAGAATTCCTTGTAAGACACGGCGTGGAGAGGAAGgtgacagaggaggaagagctccGTTCAGAACCACCCAAAGCAGCTGGTGTGTGAGCCTGGAGAAAGCACCAGCAGCTCCGTCtctcctgggctgcagccagtTTTCTCTTGGATATCCTGGGCATTAACGCAGAGTGGGGCGGCTgcatccctaattcctacccctAAATACTCCTAGTGCTATAACATAACTGTTTAACCTGATTCTCTTTATATAAACTATGCACGAATTTGTCTTATGTTACCTGTCATTTAAATCATCTCTCTCATCAGGTAGGGTAAGGACTGAAAAATCCGCAGGCCTGCTCGTGGGCATCAGTGAAATACCACCACGTGAGCTGATCTCACCCGTGCCTGTGATGATTCCTGAGTGACTGTGACCCTTAAGCACCTCCCTGTTTCTACGGAAAGGAATGGGAAATATTCCATACTTCTATGAACAGCACAAATATGATAGATTCTTTTTTACAGTGCTAAAATAccgaaaaaaatgtggaaaaaaagggTTGTCCTTACTTTTTTACCACTGCTCGTCAGGAGACTCTTCTCTTTGGATGGAGGCACAAAGCCAGTATGTGGAGTATCACTGGAAGCCAGTTCTTTtcctaaaagaagaaaactcacATCACAAATCACATACAACTTCTTAGTGAGACAGAGTGATGTCAGAACTCCTCAGAGGATCCTTGCCACGACAGCTGCTATAACCAGCCTGATTGAGCTGGAGGCTCAGGCTCTCCCTCACGCCTTTACTGGAGGGTTTGGCTCTGGGCCGTGACAGGCTGTGGGTACCTGAGTACCACTCAGCCACGAGCAGCACCCATCTCCTGCACATCTCCAGATCCTCCAGAATCATCCAGGTGGAGGAGTCGTGGAGTATAGTATGATTCTCTGCTTTCACATCTTAGTTTTCCTCcagtgggaaaaaaacctgcaacacAGAGCAGGATGGGAGATGCCACGGTCTCATCCTAGCAGCCAGGAATAGTTTTATAGGACCAAGAATCATTTGCTGCAGTTTAGAAGGGAAATTGAGGAATATTATACTCCAGTGAAAACGCAGAGAGGTGAACTTAGCAGCCTTGTTCTCTTTCACAGGTGAACAGGAAACACACAGCACACACCGCTGAACAGCCAGGCCATTTTAAGGGATATCACTGACCTTGAAATGTGCAGTTGTGCACCACAACCTACTATGACTGGGGACATCAGAGAGTTGACCATAGAAAAATTCTAGATGATGTATTTTTTCAACTCTGTACAGGTACAGATAAACTTCAGGTTTGTGTAATCCATGTACCAACATAAAATCATCCCTCCTGCACTTCTCCTTCACCCTCAAGACCTCAAAAGACAGTGGACGTAACAGAAAGACTGTCCAAATAGCTGGGATGAACGTTTTGGTCCAGCTGTTGAACAAGCCTGGCAGAAAATACTTTCATATTTTAAGGGAATTTTAAAACATGGGACTTATGAATCATTTCAGAAACATCAGCTTGACTGTATCTAAAGCTTACTGCAGAAAAATGTCCCCCCACAATATCACCTCCTGGATCAACATCCTGTGGGTGCTGTCACAGCTCTCCTAACTCAGCACAGCGTTAAGTCTGGCCCTGGGCAGCCAAAGGGACTTAGGGACAGGACTCGCAAACCTGCCAGAACTCACCTGGCTGCTCCGCTGCCTGAACGTGGTCAACATCAAGGTTCCACTGAGTAAGGGTAAGTCCTTCCCTGGCCAACTCCACTAGGTCCTGAAGGGTCTGAACATCCTTCTGGTTGTGAGATAAAAACTGCCCATCTCCTTCACGGCCTGACTTGGATTCATCAGGAGTTTGGCCTCCAACCTGCGTGCAAGTAGGCTCAGAAGAACTGAGGTCAGGCTGAATTTGCTGGGATGCTTTTGGCTGATCAGAAGGCAGAAGGTTCTCTGGCTTATGATTCTgagcaaaagaggggaaaaaaagacaccaaTAAATGAGGTTTCATTTTACATATTTGCAGAGCTCAGAGAACAGTCTCTACTTCATACTTTTGAAACATCTAGTAAAGGATTACAGACCGTTCCCCGGCTACAGGGGCTTCTGCGGCAAAAGCTCTCTGCAGTATTATGAAGGACTCTCCAGAGGTAAGACAGCTCtgaacagaagaaaggaaaatacaacagaaaatgcagaaaaggtGGTTTCTCCAGGAGCGTGTCTGTGCTGGCAATTGCCAAGCAGGGAGAAAAGATGGTGGAAATGCTCCCACTCCAACatctaaatatttcattatagttGGAGCTCCTGGCAACAGTCACAGCTGAAGCTCTCCAGGTGCTTCTGTTCTGAGCTCTGAAATGCTTTGGCAGTTACATGTAACTAAATCAAACTTTCACCTTGGAGCTGATATTTTCCAGCTTTGGTTTCTGTTTCCCAATAAAactagttttgtttgtttatttctaagTAAAAATGGTAGGGCCATTTCTGTGAATGGAAAGAATCAGAGGGAAAACACACTCTTGCCATGGTTTTAAAGGCCttcctactttttatttttaaacttctctgGCAGTTTTTCCCTTGAACAAAAGGCCAACAATTTTCATAGAGTGGAATCCCTCCATACAGCCCTCGCCTGCAATAAGCCAGTGAAAAACTCTGAGCTTTGACTAGGGAAGAAGTATTAAATAAAGCACCAATATACGCACAGCAGTTTTTGAACAAAAGCACCAAATAATTCTTCAAGGAAAGAacgaaggaaggaagagaagtgaTGTCCTTCTTCTTGGACAGCAAGGATGTGATGAGAAAGTAAAAGAGCTTTGTCTATTTCTGTAGggaaattttataaaaatacaggGCACTGAAAGAGGCAGGAGATCTAGGGAAAACAAGAATGAAACAGTGGAACTGAAAACTGGATCAAAGCTGATATGCACCAAGAGGCAGTGGGATGCACAGGGAAAGCCTGACCCTTTACAACTCTAGGTGCTCCCACCTTCTCCTCTGTGCTGGACAAATATCAGCCTTCAGTTTAAACTCTTCACCCAGCTCCTTGCTGAGTGCAACACACGGGCAAAGCTCGTCCTAGAATCAATCAGGGAAAAGTGCCAAGAAGGGAAACAAGAGTCAGGCATGGACAAACTTAGGGACAAAATGACCACAATGGAGTCCCTTTACTCAGTACTCTCTGTTCCCATCAATTATATTTTCTGAAAGCTCAAGGAATAACATGGTAATGTGAGCCTTGGTCTCCTTTCCAAACAAGAGAAATGAAAGTTCAAGATCATAAAACCTAACTGTGTAAGACGAGGGGAGATCAGGGCACGAGCAGTGAGTATGACTATGTGGAGGCAGGGGATCACTCGTTTAAACACTAAATGAGGAAACAGACGGGTTACAGGGCAAGTGAAACAGGGCACAAATGTATCAGAACAAGGAGAACAGAGCATCGCACCTGCACAGGCTTCCAAGGCACGATTGGAGGGGTTAATTCAGCAGTGTAGAACGATTCAAGGTCATAGGATCCTGTCAGAGCACTGATATTCCATAAAAAGCACTCCCTGGATTTGGACGACGGTAAGAGCCAGGTTGCTTTCCCAGATTCATCCTCCAAAATCCTGCTAGTGGGAAGCcgaggggtgggagggaattCCACCTCTTCTGCA from Numenius arquata chromosome 14, bNumArq3.hap1.1, whole genome shotgun sequence encodes the following:
- the SLX4 gene encoding structure-specific endonuclease subunit SLX4, translating into MDEQDNDFKELWANLLGRAKKKAGDAEAAKTAQSRSKSTAAKSKLRRGKAAAKSQNHQHLPATKAKNLSQDLGPKEQTLVHKEDGDAVACSSGETAHGDGKRSPFPASQLGTECSQRTLTVNTLSGCSQTTLSFHPATQPGTCSSPTSKMSLAGSKVRVAELVVERMQQFKRVAPEQLKHSTGHSSPKSAADMDFPDESQERNPPENDTHHLPSTEHDGALALALQQGTKEEALATLEDVGLFFCQICQKDLSAMNTTRREQHVNRCLDEMEEAQMASSSKPPVPECPICGKQFQTPLSRMSHLKRCAVEMDVPPNLLLQAVQLQVSTLGDAPLQPPSNQPSRSKRKGSSKEDSKKTQKRAKMETKDEDLLVAMAMSRSLLEQEKQEQAKSVTNVKPVAVLPIKWKPGSEKKRRKKGPTATPPLLLQDPEKARKRIQERVAMLLAEEVEFPPTPRLPTSRILEDESGKATWLLPSSKSRECFLWNISALTGSYDLESFYTAELTPPIVPWKPVQNHKPENLLPSDQPKASQQIQPDLSSSEPTCTQVGGQTPDESKSGREGDGQFLSHNQKDVQTLQDLVELAREGLTLTQWNLDVDHVQAAEQPGKELASSDTPHTGFVPPSKEKSLLTSSGKKSSLRLLADDLSAMVNNPHLSDVQFQVDSGEVLYAHMFVLYARCPQAIQAVHSEGFLVEEDGNAQTRRVLLSDVTGEAVCAFLRYLYAADADVPAGVLPQVEALATRFGVRELMAKCENNTGESQVSSGVDSEDDLISVRDEKDCEDRAENFQDLLKSVWEGEDEEEEPVLSPECQKEDDNGVGEQELEEIYEFAATQRKMAQGQTEASEETDCSICSDTEANQQTEEEEAERSESASISNNLKDLRVDTDVERSKCGSSAEEKTQNINRCRSMNAAQATSVLHHSEPQKWDVAAHGATANEGEAVRRCEGVKDSESSQVSHDGADHCEKQFPGFNGETNLNDSYEHLFSATQGDYCEPSPMKEVIREPGKAPSEQDVDVNDSLLYSKSQKDLSPRRNGFYGSPPPKPCVPLFPAVGSSPASPKSEGKFAREHMSTPKQNKKEKSFPSDEMHFQKDDELDTASRKDNTISPAELPDVDLNKHKYVPVLSSSVIRTQDATAPGNEEGDVIVLSSDDEVELQENKKSPESGSALKEMEIPEQLQCTNIEQGPETPKPEHNSSVTETEQRSSQVSCGVTDTVHISNDGKISTESPLSRKIDACSESKQSPNPSPQKRLGHEMSSGTDNSWLVPDTPVLSKSRSFSTQTLVTGINLLKNPRSKLSTKNLAAGNSNHEMAGNLVKVQETTLSDECLPVKTSVSGRSPPSSPAAGSFSENSPPVSPVDPVLLSPGHSKVKSKCATISFSSKPAPPCQEQSLEDKADASVIEVEDSEKEISLPSVSSSVLLCDEPPMPFDDCWHVEYLSPVRGNSQDSSQVSRARTSSAKPGSWHERWESPAHGREIKGSTPLGGSSVGRRTTLLSLEKSPIEACSPVGSRPSYLNSKIWDDWNGEEEEEVFPEVLPLSQRLSPAAGACQTDPLKTPEPSCQEKDKPPSTPVTPMPAYSIMETPQLKKELSRFGVRALPKRQMVLKLKEIFQYTHRDVDSDFEDEIPSSQPPLRKSPAKRPRQSKAGQAAGRKRANASRAMGKRKQVATASSALPVADDDLVGSRETGCAAPQEGTKMSHHPEGAKSVSPERWSLAADGEEPMLSASQESAGSSLDGSDISFGSQSSFMNGFEACAFASEEEEEQLPASQAAAQEEDKLEAVRCYIRSNTALYRRILFYEPIELAELHAELKQNGIKISKAKLLDFLDAHCITFTTAGARKQKEQNRRGNKKRRRRY